The Methanothermobacter sp. genomic sequence AGGAGCCTTTTAATGTAATCAACTGCGTTCCTATCCCTCCTGGGGAATTCCACTACAAGCCTTGGACCCTCAACCCATACCCTCTCATGCCTTTCTGTGAACCTCTCACTGTGCCGTCTGGACCAGACAGGGGGGCCGTATCTTTTCCTGTAGGATGGAAGCTTCCAGACCTCCATTTCAATGAGCATAGAAGCTACACTTGATTCGTCACTCCAGTAGTCGGCCCCAAGAATCGAGAAACCTTCATTCTCCAGGTTCCTGACTATGGAATCAAGGGTCTTCCTGAGCTGTGGGTAAAGGGCATCCGCCGGGACATCAGGCACCCCTGTGGATACCAGGATGACCTTTGAGCCCCTTTTTTCAATGGTTTCAAGTATTTCACTGGGGTCTGAGGTGTACTGTGGTTTCCTGAAATATTCTGGTTTCGGGTCCCTCAGGAAATTCCTGGCCGCGGTTACAAATTCAGCCATCCGCTGGAGTGTGAGTGCCGCCGCAACGTTCCTATTACTATCTACAGGGTCAACCACCACGAGGGGCTCCTTGAAGTCCCCACCGGTACCATGGCCCTCGAGGTCTATGATGTACCCGGGCCTCCAAGTGAGGGCGCCCTTAAGCACCCCCTCGAAGTTTCCATAGTGGAGAACAAGGAGCTCTGCAAGGTAACCTGCAAAGCCTCCAACCCTGAACTCTGATCCATAGGTTCCCGTTGACTTCATGAACTGTTTGAGGAGAAGAACCTCATCCATCTGCTCCTCCTTAAGGTTCCTCTGGATGTACTTGGTGTGGAGTATGGTTCTGTCAACTGCGGATCTGAGTTCTGAGGCATGGGATATCCTGTAGCAGGGGACGAAGTCCACCTCGTAACCATCTATGTGTCCTGTAACGTAGGGGTGTGACGCATACCTCTCCTCGGCCTCTCCCCTGAACCTCTCTATGCACATGTATCCGAGTTTCAGGCCCTTCTCCTTCAGTTCATCCTCGGGGGTGTCCAGGGGGAAGTGGATGAATATGTCGATGTCGGCGCCGCCTGAGAGCCAGGTTCCCTTGGCAACTGAACCCACAAGGAAGGCCTCAGCATCTATCCCCATCCTCGCTGCGAGTTCATTTATACATTCAACAAGGCTATCTGATAATTCCATGACCCGCTGATATTCTTCTCTTCTGGGTTTTATACTTTCAAGTATCCCGCTGTAGTCCATGTTTATCCACCACGTATCCAGGTTTTATACTCTCAGTGTCCACTGTGGCCCATGATTGTCCGCCACAATTAAAATCAGATTCTGAAGACCTCAAGGTCACTGTAGATGGGTCCCTCCCGTGT encodes the following:
- the cca gene encoding CCA tRNA nucleotidyltransferase, which produces MDYSGILESIKPRREEYQRVMELSDSLVECINELAARMGIDAEAFLVGSVAKGTWLSGGADIDIFIHFPLDTPEDELKEKGLKLGYMCIERFRGEAEERYASHPYVTGHIDGYEVDFVPCYRISHASELRSAVDRTILHTKYIQRNLKEEQMDEVLLLKQFMKSTGTYGSEFRVGGFAGYLAELLVLHYGNFEGVLKGALTWRPGYIIDLEGHGTGGDFKEPLVVVDPVDSNRNVAAALTLQRMAEFVTAARNFLRDPKPEYFRKPQYTSDPSEILETIEKRGSKVILVSTGVPDVPADALYPQLRKTLDSIVRNLENEGFSILGADYWSDESSVASMLIEMEVWKLPSYRKRYGPPVWSRRHSERFTERHERVWVEGPRLVVEFPRRDRNAVDYIKRLLSKPERLKMGKHIREEIIKGFSVELLNDTIESLAPEFLMFLDAFLNPWKAIRR